A single Clostridia bacterium DNA region contains:
- a CDS encoding YerC/YecD family TrpR-related protein: protein MAYNSKIKDSSIDTLFEAILLLENIDECYRFFEDVGTINEIKSLAQRLEVAIMLKQNKTYTEIAKKTGASTATISRVNKCLIYGADGYNIIIDRLLSKE from the coding sequence ATGGCATATAATTCAAAAATAAAAGATTCATCTATAGACACATTATTTGAAGCGATTCTGCTTCTGGAAAATATTGACGAATGTTATAGGTTTTTCGAAGATGTCGGTACTATAAATGAAATAAAGTCATTAGCTCAAAGATTGGAAGTTGCTATTATGCTGAAGCAGAACAAGACATACACTGAAATTGCTAAAAAAACTGGTGCTAGCACTGCTACTATAAGCAGAGTCAACAAGTGTCTAATTTACGGTGCCGATGGATATAATATTATTATTGACAGATTATTGAGCAAAGAGTAA
- a CDS encoding carbohydrate kinase family protein — translation MNRKGIAIGGNLVLDNLKIVDIYPNKGNLANILDVQRSVGGAVPNCLIDLAKIDDKTPLTAIGLVGCDEAGDFIIQQLNNYNINTDFITRDSNQNTSYTDVMSVSTDGSRTFFTYRGANSLLDIEHFDLPNLNADILHIGYALLLDKLDSKDNEYGTVMARLLHMAQEQGIKTSVDVVSEDSDRFRKIVPPSLKYTNYCIINEVEASYITNIPARGKNESLIVDNMQKMCKELFKMGVKDWAIIHSPEGGFGMNDKGDYYIQPSLKLPEGYIKGTTGAGDAFCAGILYSVYKEWDIEKALKIAVSAAACNLSEVNAVDGMKDIDSIQKLYNSMPKRELK, via the coding sequence ATGAATAGAAAAGGAATAGCTATAGGAGGGAACTTAGTATTAGATAATCTGAAGATAGTGGATATATACCCAAATAAAGGGAACCTCGCAAACATACTAGATGTTCAAAGGTCTGTTGGAGGGGCAGTACCTAATTGTTTAATTGACTTGGCGAAGATAGATGACAAGACCCCTTTAACGGCTATCGGATTAGTGGGATGTGATGAAGCGGGGGATTTTATAATACAGCAGCTGAATAATTATAATATTAATACTGATTTTATAACCAGGGATTCCAATCAAAATACTTCTTATACCGATGTAATGTCAGTAAGTACAGATGGTAGCAGGACTTTTTTTACTTATAGGGGTGCTAATAGTTTATTGGATATAGAGCATTTCGACCTACCCAATCTAAATGCAGATATATTACATATAGGCTATGCGCTATTGTTGGACAAATTAGATTCAAAAGATAATGAATATGGTACGGTTATGGCTAGATTACTGCATATGGCGCAAGAGCAGGGGATAAAGACTTCTGTGGATGTTGTAAGTGAAGACAGTGATCGGTTTAGGAAGATAGTGCCTCCTAGTTTAAAATACACAAATTATTGTATAATAAATGAGGTAGAAGCCTCTTATATCACAAATATTCCAGCAAGGGGAAAAAATGAATCATTAATTGTTGATAATATGCAAAAGATGTGTAAAGAGTTATTTAAGATGGGGGTTAAGGATTGGGCTATTATCCACTCTCCAGAAGGCGGTTTTGGAATGAATGATAAAGGTGATTACTATATACAACCATCATTGAAGCTGCCTGAAGGTTATATCAAAGGTACTACAGGAGCAGGAGATGCTTTTTGTGCAGGTATATTGTACTCTGTTTACAAGGAATGGGATATTGAGAAGGCGTTGAAGATAGCGGTATCTGCTGCCGCGTGCAACTTGTCTGAGGTGAATGCTGTAGATGGGATGAAAGATATCGATAGTATACAAAAGCTTTACAATTCAATGCCGAAGAGGGAACTAAAGTAA
- a CDS encoding NUDIX hydrolase, translated as MDFELKWLEYAKELQSIAQAGLTYSKDKYDIERFEKIREISVEIVHNYTDIECKKVKKLFASETGYQTPKIDVRAAIFKGKQILLVKEKIDGLWAMPGGWADINCSLRENLIREAKEEAGASIAPKRIVAVLDMRRNNIAVLPYGIYKIFVECDYIKGRFKENIETSECRFFDKDNLPSLSKGRNTEQQIKMCFEAREKRIHEAIFD; from the coding sequence GTGGATTTTGAATTGAAATGGTTAGAATATGCTAAAGAACTTCAATCTATAGCTCAGGCGGGATTGACATATTCGAAAGATAAATATGACATTGAAAGATTTGAAAAGATAAGAGAGATAAGTGTAGAGATAGTTCACAATTATACTGATATAGAATGTAAAAAAGTAAAAAAATTATTTGCCAGCGAAACAGGGTATCAAACTCCTAAAATAGATGTGCGTGCTGCGATATTTAAAGGCAAACAAATATTGCTGGTGAAAGAGAAGATTGACGGTTTATGGGCTATGCCCGGAGGATGGGCTGATATAAATTGCTCACTTAGAGAGAACTTGATAAGGGAAGCAAAAGAAGAAGCGGGGGCATCAATAGCACCCAAACGGATAGTGGCAGTATTGGATATGAGAAGAAATAATATTGCCGTGTTGCCTTATGGTATATATAAAATATTTGTTGAATGCGATTATATTAAAGGACGGTTTAAGGAGAATATTGAAACGTCGGAATGTAGATTCTTTGATAAGGATAATTTACCCTCTTTATCCAAAGGGAGAAATACTGAACAACAAATTAAGATGTGTTTTGAGGCAAGAGAAAAGCGCATCCATGAGGCTATCTTTGATTAG
- a CDS encoding DUF6485 family protein, which yields MECNKQANKKNCNCTYPCSRKGLCCECVSYHRSMGQLPACFFPPEIEKTYDRSIERFVEYYSNK from the coding sequence ATGGAATGTAATAAACAAGCTAATAAGAAGAATTGTAATTGCACTTATCCATGCAGCAGAAAAGGGTTGTGCTGTGAGTGTGTATCTTATCATAGATCAATGGGGCAACTTCCAGCGTGTTTTTTTCCGCCCGAGATTGAAAAGACATATGATAGATCTATAGAAAGATTTGTGGAATATTACAGTAATAAGTAG
- the purD gene encoding phosphoribosylamine--glycine ligase: MKVLVVGGGGREHAIIWKLKQSSRISKIYCAPGNGGISDVAECVPIQATDIIGIADFAQKEGVDLTIVAPDDPLAMGAVDELEKRGLRAFGPNKSAALIESSKVFAKQLMEKYNIPTADYRVFDDAQQAFEFSKDMSYPAVIKAEGLALGKGVIIVETEQQAKDAIKSIMVDKVFKEAGKRIVIEEYIQGLEVTILTFTDGKTVVPMVSSQDHKRAYDNDEGLNTGGMGTFTPSRYYTQDIAEEVKKNILIPTVKAMSAEGRPFKGVLYFGLMLTDDGPKVLEYNARFGDPEAQVVLPRLKTDLVDIFDAIIDGKLDSVDIEWDDNAAVCVILASGGYPVSYEKGYTIKGLENFKDSKDIILFHAGTEKVDGNYITNGGRVLGVTAMAQDIEQARCKAYDAVNRIEFKDMHYRKDIGIK; encoded by the coding sequence ATGAAAGTCTTGGTAGTAGGTGGTGGAGGAAGGGAACATGCTATAATATGGAAACTTAAACAGAGTTCAAGAATATCTAAAATATATTGTGCTCCGGGAAACGGAGGTATATCAGATGTTGCGGAATGTGTGCCTATACAAGCTACAGATATAATTGGTATTGCTGACTTTGCTCAAAAAGAAGGAGTAGATCTTACCATCGTAGCTCCTGATGACCCTCTCGCCATGGGAGCGGTAGATGAGCTGGAGAAGAGGGGTTTAAGGGCTTTCGGCCCTAATAAGAGCGCTGCACTGATAGAATCAAGCAAGGTATTTGCAAAGCAATTGATGGAAAAATATAATATACCAACTGCGGATTATAGGGTGTTTGATGATGCACAACAAGCTTTTGAATTTTCTAAAGATATGTCATATCCGGCTGTAATAAAGGCAGAAGGTCTTGCCTTGGGTAAAGGCGTTATAATTGTAGAAACTGAGCAGCAAGCTAAAGATGCTATCAAGAGTATAATGGTGGATAAGGTATTTAAAGAAGCAGGAAAAAGGATTGTGATTGAAGAATACATCCAAGGACTGGAGGTTACTATACTCACATTTACTGACGGCAAGACAGTAGTACCTATGGTGAGTTCTCAGGATCATAAGAGAGCCTATGATAATGACGAAGGGTTGAATACCGGTGGGATGGGTACTTTCACACCTAGCAGATATTACACCCAAGATATTGCGGAAGAAGTGAAAAAGAACATACTGATACCTACGGTGAAGGCTATGTCAGCAGAAGGGAGACCTTTCAAAGGTGTATTATACTTTGGACTTATGCTTACCGATGATGGTCCTAAAGTGCTGGAATATAATGCTAGATTCGGGGATCCGGAAGCACAGGTTGTGCTTCCAAGGCTGAAAACAGACTTAGTGGATATATTTGATGCTATAATTGATGGGAAACTGGATAGTGTGGATATAGAATGGGATGATAATGCCGCTGTTTGTGTAATATTAGCTTCTGGAGGATATCCTGTAAGTTATGAAAAAGGTTATACAATAAAGGGATTGGAAAATTTTAAGGACAGCAAGGATATAATTTTATTTCATGCCGGGACTGAAAAAGTGGATGGAAACTATATTACCAACGGTGGAAGGGTGCTTGGTGTTACTGCTATGGCACAAGATATTGAGCAGGCCAGGTGCAAGGCTTATGATGCTGTGAACAGGATAGAATTTAAAGATATGCATTATAGAAAAGATATAGGCATTAAATAA
- the purH gene encoding bifunctional phosphoribosylaminoimidazolecarboxamide formyltransferase/IMP cyclohydrolase, with protein sequence MVKRAILSVFDKTGIVELAKGLSDMGIEIISTGGTAKAISDAGIRVINVSDITGFPECLDGRVKTLHPKIHAGLLAMRDNQDHMAQLEQLGIDTIDMVVINLYPFKQTIQKPGVTLEEAIENIDIGGPTMLRAAAKNYQDVTVVVDPDDYQDVLNEIKQSGGISRDTNFRLAAKVFEHTSHYDTLIAQYLRKNAGGNIFPELFTMTFQKVQDMRYGENPHQKAAFYREVGNNQGWLTDAQQLHGKELSFNNINDTNGALELLKEFDQTAVVAVKHANPCGVGVADSVYQAYIKAHDADPVSIFGGIVVTNREMDEKTAEEINKIFVEIVVAPSYTDKALEILCSKKNIRVLKLENIQKQYTDDEMNIKKVGGGMVIQQVDNQLLVEEKLEVVTDREPTQQEMEDLKFAWKVVKHTKSNAIVVAKQNQTLGVGPGQTNRIWAAEAAIQRAGDKVKGSVMASDAFFPFPDCVEAAAKAGITAIIQPGGSIRDQQSIDACNKCGIAMIFTGMRHFKH encoded by the coding sequence TTGGTTAAAAGGGCAATTTTGAGTGTTTTTGATAAGACAGGCATAGTTGAGTTGGCAAAAGGCTTAAGTGATATGGGAATAGAGATAATTTCCACCGGAGGAACTGCAAAGGCTATATCTGACGCAGGGATTAGAGTTATAAATGTGTCCGATATAACCGGTTTTCCGGAATGTTTAGATGGAAGAGTTAAAACTCTGCACCCTAAAATACATGCAGGATTGTTGGCCATGAGGGATAACCAAGACCACATGGCGCAGTTAGAACAATTAGGAATTGATACAATAGATATGGTGGTAATAAACTTGTATCCTTTTAAACAGACGATACAAAAGCCTGGAGTTACATTGGAAGAGGCTATCGAAAATATAGATATTGGTGGACCTACCATGTTGAGAGCCGCTGCCAAAAACTATCAGGACGTAACAGTAGTAGTTGATCCTGATGATTATCAGGATGTACTTAACGAAATCAAACAAAGTGGGGGTATATCAAGGGATACCAATTTTAGATTGGCGGCCAAGGTATTTGAGCATACAAGCCATTATGATACTTTGATAGCCCAGTATTTGAGGAAAAATGCAGGTGGTAATATTTTCCCGGAATTATTCACCATGACTTTTCAAAAGGTTCAAGATATGAGGTACGGGGAAAACCCTCATCAGAAAGCGGCATTTTATAGGGAAGTAGGTAACAATCAAGGTTGGCTTACCGATGCCCAACAATTACATGGTAAAGAACTTTCATTCAATAATATAAATGATACTAACGGGGCATTGGAATTGCTGAAAGAATTTGATCAAACAGCTGTGGTTGCGGTTAAGCATGCAAATCCATGTGGGGTAGGAGTGGCAGATAGTGTTTATCAAGCATACATTAAAGCCCATGATGCAGACCCTGTTTCTATTTTTGGAGGTATAGTGGTTACCAACAGAGAGATGGATGAGAAAACGGCAGAAGAGATAAACAAAATATTTGTAGAAATTGTGGTGGCACCATCATACACCGATAAAGCGTTGGAGATATTGTGCAGCAAGAAGAATATCAGAGTTTTAAAGTTGGAGAATATACAAAAGCAATATACAGATGATGAGATGAATATTAAAAAGGTAGGAGGAGGTATGGTAATCCAGCAGGTGGATAATCAACTATTAGTAGAAGAAAAACTAGAAGTTGTTACTGACAGAGAGCCTACCCAACAAGAGATGGAGGATTTAAAATTCGCTTGGAAAGTAGTCAAACATACAAAATCTAACGCAATTGTGGTTGCAAAACAAAATCAAACTTTAGGAGTAGGGCCTGGACAGACTAATAGAATATGGGCGGCAGAGGCTGCGATACAGAGGGCTGGAGATAAAGTGAAAGGCAGTGTAATGGCATCAGATGCATTTTTCCCTTTCCCAGATTGTGTAGAGGCAGCTGCGAAAGCTGGTATCACTGCAATAATACAGCCTGGAGGATCTATAAGGGATCAGCAATCCATAGATGCATGTAACAAGTGCGGCATAGCTATGATTTTTACAGGCATGAGACATTTTAAACATTAA
- the purN gene encoding phosphoribosylglycinamide formyltransferase, translated as MLKKIGVLASGGGTNLQSIIDNIDSGYINAELSVVISNKKNAYALARAQKHGIPAYFVDRREYSSNQEYDEQIMKILCKHGVDIVVLAGYLLILTKKFVKRYKNRIINIHPSLIPSFCGGGYYGIKVHQAVLDYGVKVTGATVHFVDEGTDTGPIIMQQAAQVLPDDTPETLQERVLEIEHRILPEAVKLLAEDKIDVKGRKVFIK; from the coding sequence ATGTTAAAAAAAATTGGGGTGCTAGCATCAGGTGGAGGAACTAATCTTCAATCGATAATAGACAATATAGATAGTGGATATATAAATGCAGAATTGTCTGTTGTGATATCAAATAAAAAAAATGCGTATGCCTTAGCCAGGGCACAAAAACATGGTATACCCGCATATTTTGTGGATAGAAGAGAGTATTCTAGCAATCAGGAATATGATGAACAAATAATGAAGATATTGTGCAAGCATGGTGTGGATATTGTAGTGCTTGCAGGGTATTTACTCATACTCACCAAAAAGTTTGTGAAGAGATATAAAAATCGCATAATAAATATCCACCCTTCTCTCATTCCATCATTCTGTGGAGGTGGATATTATGGGATAAAAGTACATCAGGCAGTTTTAGATTATGGGGTCAAAGTAACCGGCGCCACAGTACACTTTGTGGATGAAGGTACCGATACAGGGCCTATTATAATGCAGCAGGCTGCGCAAGTGCTTCCTGATGATACTCCAGAAACTTTGCAAGAGCGGGTATTGGAAATAGAACATAGAATACTCCCTGAAGCCGTAAAGCTTTTAGCGGAGGATAAGATAGATGTTAAGGGTAGAAAAGTTTTTATTAAATAG
- the purM gene encoding phosphoribosylformylglycinamidine cyclo-ligase translates to MGGLTYKDSGVDVNAGYRSVELIKKHVKRTLNPNVLGGLNSFAGLYNLDVGKYASPVLVSGTDGVGTKLKIAFELDKHDTIGQDCVAMCVNDVVCQGAEPLFFLDYIATGKNYPERIEKIVKGISDGCVQAGCALIGGETAEMPGFYDEEEYDLAGFCVGIVEKDNIITGESIKEGNIIIGLASSGVHSNGYSLVRKLFMEKNNSLFEHVDELGTTIGEELLKPTRIYVKDVLEIMDKYRVNGIVHITGGGFYENIPRILPDGLQAVIDLNAWQVPGIFKLIQSTGKIQQKEMFNTFNMGIGMAIIVDKDDCDGIMETLNKENSRAFTIGEIKTGDSGVSLC, encoded by the coding sequence ATGGGCGGTTTAACTTATAAAGATTCAGGTGTAGATGTTAACGCCGGATACAGATCTGTGGAGCTTATAAAAAAACACGTAAAAAGGACTCTCAACCCAAATGTATTGGGAGGGTTAAATAGTTTTGCCGGGTTGTATAATTTGGATGTGGGCAAATATGCATCCCCGGTATTGGTATCCGGTACTGACGGAGTGGGTACTAAACTAAAAATAGCATTTGAACTTGACAAACATGATACTATAGGTCAGGATTGCGTTGCTATGTGTGTAAACGATGTAGTTTGCCAAGGGGCTGAACCGTTGTTTTTCCTTGATTATATAGCAACCGGTAAAAATTACCCTGAAAGGATAGAAAAGATAGTAAAAGGCATCTCTGATGGTTGTGTCCAGGCAGGGTGTGCGCTTATTGGCGGAGAAACAGCTGAAATGCCCGGGTTTTATGATGAAGAAGAATACGATCTTGCAGGATTTTGTGTAGGTATAGTGGAAAAGGATAATATAATCACAGGTGAATCTATAAAAGAAGGAAATATAATTATAGGCTTGGCATCTTCAGGGGTACACAGCAATGGATATTCCCTTGTAAGGAAATTATTTATGGAGAAGAATAATAGTTTGTTTGAACATGTAGATGAGTTGGGCACTACCATTGGAGAGGAACTTTTAAAGCCCACCAGGATATATGTGAAAGATGTGCTGGAGATAATGGATAAATATAGAGTAAATGGAATTGTTCACATTACAGGTGGCGGATTTTATGAAAATATACCTAGAATTTTACCAGATGGGTTACAGGCTGTAATAGATTTAAATGCGTGGCAAGTTCCCGGCATTTTCAAGTTGATACAGAGCACCGGCAAAATACAACAAAAAGAGATGTTCAACACATTCAACATGGGAATAGGAATGGCTATTATAGTTGATAAGGACGACTGTGATGGTATTATGGAAACACTAAACAAAGAGAATTCCAGAGCATTTACTATAGGAGAGATAAAAACAGGAGATTCGGGTGTAAGCTTATGTTAA
- the purF gene encoding amidophosphoribosyltransferase produces the protein MLSEIDKLKEECGVFGIYDSEGAHDVAKMTYYGLYALQHRGQESAGIAVSDGDKIHYYKRMGLVPEIFDSEILDGLKGKIAVGHVMYSTQGTNYPVNAQPLVIKYRKGSIALAHNGNLVNADRLRSELEEEGIIFQTSVDSEVMANLISRFAKTSTVEKAIRKTMEIIKGAYALVMMTEDKLIGFRDPYGIRPLSIGKKVNSYILASETCAFDTVGADTIRDVQPGEIVVIDDQGIKSFMPEKDCNTALCIFEFIYFARTDSIMNGMSVYMSRKKAGRILAQEHPVDADLVIGVPDSGTTAAIGYAEQSGIKYGEGLIKNRYVGRTFIQPTQELREQGVDIKLNALKSMVEGKRIIMVDDSIVRGTTSGRIVDMLRRAGAKEIHMRISSPPVKYPCYFGIDTPERKHLIGAQRSVQEIEQLIGADSLAYISIEGLMETVDVRKCGYCKGCFNGIYPVEVATNLK, from the coding sequence ATGTTATCTGAAATAGACAAATTAAAAGAAGAATGTGGTGTGTTTGGCATATATGACAGTGAAGGAGCGCACGATGTTGCGAAGATGACTTACTATGGACTTTATGCACTTCAACATAGAGGTCAGGAAAGTGCCGGAATTGCAGTAAGTGACGGGGATAAAATACATTACTACAAACGTATGGGGCTGGTTCCCGAGATATTCGATTCCGAAATACTTGATGGATTGAAAGGCAAAATCGCAGTAGGACATGTGATGTATTCTACTCAAGGGACCAATTATCCGGTGAATGCTCAACCTTTGGTGATAAAGTATAGAAAAGGTTCTATAGCCCTTGCTCACAATGGTAACTTAGTCAATGCTGATAGATTAAGGAGTGAACTGGAGGAAGAGGGCATAATATTTCAGACATCTGTAGACAGCGAGGTTATGGCAAACCTTATTTCAAGGTTTGCTAAAACTTCAACTGTTGAGAAGGCAATCCGTAAGACTATGGAAATAATAAAAGGGGCCTATGCTCTGGTGATGATGACTGAGGATAAATTAATTGGATTTAGGGATCCTTATGGGATAAGACCTTTGAGCATAGGGAAAAAAGTAAATTCCTATATATTAGCATCAGAAACCTGTGCTTTTGATACAGTAGGTGCAGACACTATAAGAGATGTTCAACCAGGGGAAATAGTTGTTATCGATGACCAGGGAATAAAGTCATTTATGCCTGAAAAAGATTGTAATACCGCTCTATGTATATTTGAATTTATTTATTTTGCCCGTACTGACAGTATCATGAATGGTATGAGTGTATATATGTCAAGGAAAAAAGCAGGCAGAATTTTAGCCCAGGAGCACCCTGTGGATGCAGATCTTGTAATAGGCGTACCGGACTCTGGTACTACTGCTGCCATCGGTTATGCTGAACAATCAGGGATAAAGTATGGAGAGGGTCTTATAAAAAACCGATATGTTGGTAGAACATTCATACAGCCTACCCAAGAACTAAGGGAACAGGGGGTAGACATAAAGCTTAATGCGTTAAAGAGTATGGTAGAAGGCAAACGGATAATCATGGTAGATGATTCTATAGTAAGAGGCACTACAAGTGGGAGGATTGTAGATATGTTGAGAAGGGCTGGTGCAAAGGAAATACACATGAGGATCAGCTCTCCACCAGTAAAATATCCATGCTATTTTGGAATAGACACGCCAGAGAGAAAACATCTTATAGGAGCCCAAAGGTCAGTTCAAGAGATAGAGCAACTGATAGGTGCTGATAGTTTAGCCTATATTAGTATTGAAGGGCTGATGGAGACGGTGGATGTTCGAAAATGTGGTTACTGCAAGGGATGTTTTAATGGGATTTACCCTGTAGAAGTTGCTACAAACTTAAAATAA
- the purL gene encoding phosphoribosylformylglycinamidine synthase subunit PurL: protein MKSVTEWEKVGLTKQEYDMVVDILGREPNNLELNLYGVMWSEHCGYKNSRPMLKHLPTEGDRVLQGPGENAGIVDIDDEQAIVMKVESHNHPSALEPYKGAATGVGGVMRDIFTMGARPIACLNSLKLGELEESDKVQYLLKGIVEGMADYGNCMGVPTVGGDIGFSDSYKGNPLVNAMCAGIIRHDEIKKGIASGVGNSVMIVGHTTGRDGVGGASFASAELVEGSEERSSGVPAGDPEMEKLLLEACLELFNTECVVGMQDMGAAGIISSSCETAARAGTGIELDVDLVPKREKGMTPAEVMLSESQERMLVIVEQGKEDRVFDIFKKWDLQAAVIGKVTDDGMIRVLEKGQVVGEVPAKSLAEAPTYERDYKRPEYMDLLQGSDMQNIPLPEDYNHVLLKLLSSSNICSREWIYQHFDYNAGDSTQVAPGSDGAVLKIKGTNKGISFSIDSNGRYCYINPREGTKIVVAESARNVACSGAIPIAITDGMNFGNPENPEIFYQFRESIFGMKEACEKLNTPVIGGNVSFYNETEEGAIYPTPVVGMLGLIKDISKVTTQDFKDEGDVIVLIGTNKDELGASEYLKVIHGKEEGKIPEIDLELEKRVQSAVLDAIGQGIVKSAHDCSDGGLAVNIAESCIGGEIGAKIDIYTDLRNDALLFGETQSRIVVSVKSDDLEMLEKIAQQNNVSVEKIGVVSGSEMIVNVNQQQLIGLSVEEIKNEWRGTLGCYLK from the coding sequence TTGAAAAGCGTTACTGAATGGGAAAAAGTCGGATTAACAAAGCAGGAATATGATATGGTGGTAGATATTTTAGGTCGAGAGCCAAACAATCTCGAGTTGAATTTATATGGTGTGATGTGGTCTGAACACTGTGGTTATAAGAATTCCCGTCCAATGCTCAAGCATCTTCCTACTGAGGGAGACAGGGTGCTCCAGGGACCGGGGGAAAATGCAGGGATAGTGGATATAGACGATGAGCAAGCTATAGTTATGAAAGTAGAGAGCCACAATCATCCATCTGCTCTTGAGCCATACAAAGGCGCTGCTACAGGAGTGGGGGGAGTGATGAGAGATATTTTCACCATGGGAGCCAGGCCGATTGCCTGTTTAAATTCACTTAAACTAGGTGAGCTAGAAGAGAGTGATAAGGTACAATATCTTCTAAAAGGTATTGTAGAAGGGATGGCAGACTACGGTAATTGCATGGGCGTACCTACTGTAGGAGGAGATATAGGTTTTTCAGATTCATACAAGGGCAATCCGTTGGTGAATGCAATGTGTGCCGGTATAATCAGGCACGATGAGATTAAGAAAGGTATCGCTTCAGGTGTAGGAAACTCGGTGATGATTGTAGGACATACTACTGGCAGAGACGGTGTGGGCGGTGCTAGTTTTGCGTCTGCAGAGCTGGTAGAGGGTTCAGAAGAGAGGAGTTCCGGAGTACCTGCAGGAGATCCTGAAATGGAAAAGCTTCTTCTAGAGGCTTGTCTTGAGCTTTTCAATACTGAATGTGTTGTAGGCATGCAAGATATGGGGGCTGCAGGCATAATATCTTCTAGTTGTGAGACTGCAGCTAGGGCAGGAACAGGGATAGAATTAGATGTGGATTTGGTGCCTAAAAGAGAAAAAGGCATGACTCCTGCTGAAGTAATGCTATCAGAGTCCCAAGAGAGAATGTTGGTGATAGTGGAGCAGGGAAAAGAGGATCGAGTTTTTGATATATTTAAAAAATGGGATTTGCAGGCAGCTGTTATAGGCAAAGTGACTGACGATGGAATGATAAGAGTGTTGGAAAAGGGACAAGTAGTTGGAGAAGTGCCTGCCAAGTCACTTGCAGAGGCTCCCACCTACGAACGAGACTACAAGAGACCTGAATACATGGATTTGTTGCAAGGTTCAGATATGCAAAATATTCCCCTGCCGGAGGATTATAACCATGTGCTTTTAAAGTTGTTGTCTTCCAGCAATATATGCAGCAGGGAATGGATTTATCAACATTTTGATTACAATGCAGGGGATAGTACTCAGGTTGCTCCGGGTTCCGATGGAGCTGTGTTGAAGATAAAGGGTACCAATAAAGGTATTTCATTCTCTATAGATAGTAATGGTAGATATTGTTATATAAATCCCCGTGAAGGAACCAAGATAGTTGTAGCTGAATCAGCGAGGAATGTGGCATGTAGCGGTGCTATACCGATAGCTATAACTGACGGTATGAATTTTGGTAATCCAGAGAATCCCGAGATTTTTTACCAATTCCGGGAGTCTATTTTTGGAATGAAAGAAGCATGTGAAAAATTGAATACACCTGTAATAGGAGGAAATGTAAGTTTTTACAATGAAACCGAAGAGGGTGCTATATATCCTACGCCGGTTGTAGGAATGTTGGGTCTTATTAAAGACATATCCAAGGTTACAACACAGGATTTTAAAGATGAGGGAGATGTTATAGTCCTTATAGGCACAAACAAGGATGAGCTGGGTGCCAGTGAATATCTCAAGGTTATCCATGGGAAGGAAGAAGGGAAAATCCCTGAAATAGATTTAGAGCTAGAAAAAAGAGTTCAGTCTGCTGTGCTAGATGCTATAGGCCAGGGCATCGTAAAATCCGCACATGATTGCAGCGATGGAGGACTTGCTGTAAATATTGCTGAAAGCTGTATTGGCGGAGAGATAGGCGCTAAAATAGATATCTATACTGATTTGAGAAATGATGCTTTGTTGTTTGGAGAGACGCAGTCAAGGATTGTAGTTTCCGTTAAATCCGATGATTTAGAAATGCTAGAAAAAATAGCCCAACAAAATAATGTTTCTGTTGAAAAAATAGGCGTAGTTTCCGGGAGTGAAATGATTGTTAATGTGAACCAACAACAATTGATAGGGCTCTCTGTTGAAGAAATCAAGAATGAATGGCGAGGGACACTTGGATGTTATCTGAAATAG